A section of the Halichoerus grypus chromosome 11, mHalGry1.hap1.1, whole genome shotgun sequence genome encodes:
- the MMP7 gene encoding matrilysin isoform X2, which yields MRAAALLCALCLLPLPPGAAGTRGSPWARAQDYLKRFYPSDSETREADSFEARLKLMQRFFRLPVTGVLNSRVIEIMQKPRCGVPDIAEYSLFPTQPKWISRVVTYRVVSYTKDLPRVTVNQLVAKALTMWSQEVPLSFRRVLVGTADIMISFARGAHGDSHPFDGPGNTLAHAFAPGPGLGGDAHFDEDERWTDGSRIGVNFLITATHELGHSLGLGHSSDPDAVMYPTYRVRDSKNFKLSPDDIEGIQKLYGKKSKSRKN from the exons ATGCGCGCGGCCGCCCTGCTGTGCGCCCTGtgcctgctgcccctgcccccggggGCGGCGGGCACGAGGGGGTCGCCGTGGGCCCGGGCGCAG GACTATCTCAAGAGGTTTTATCCGTCTGACTCAGAAACGAGGGAGGCCGACAGCTTCGAAGCCCGACTCAAGCTGATGCAGAGGTTCTTCCGTCTGCCGGTGACCGGAGTCCTGAACTCCCGCGTCATAGAAATAATGCAGAAGCCCAGATGTGGGGTCCCAGACATCGCAGAGTACTCACTCTTCCCAACCCAGCCAAAGTGGATTTCCAGAGTGGTCACCTACAG GGTCGTATCGTACACGAAAGACCTGCCACGTGTCACCGTGAATCAACTAGTGGCAAAGGCCTTGACGATGTGGAGCCAAGAGGTCCCGCTTTCCTTCAGGAGAGTTTTAGTGGGGACGGCGGATATAATGATCAGCTTCGCAAGAGGAG CTCACGGGGACTCCCACCCGTTTGACGGACCAGGAAACACCCTGGCTCACGCCTTTGCCCCTGGGCCGGGCCTAGGAGGAGACGCTCACTTTGATGAGGACGAGCGCTGGACGGACGGTAGCAGGATAG GAGTTAACTTCCTGATCACTGCGACCCACGAACTTGGCCATTCTTTGGGCCTGGGTCACTCGTCTGATCCCGATGCCGTGATGTATCCAACCTACAGAGTCAGAGACTCCAAGAACTTCAAACTTTCACCAGATGACATCGAAGGAATCCAGAAGTTATACG gaaagaaaagtaaatcaaGAAAGAATTAG
- the MMP7 gene encoding matrilysin isoform X1: MRAAALLCALCLLPLPPGAAGTRGSPWARAQDYLKRFYPSDSETREADSFEARLKLMQRFFRLPVTGVLNSRVIEIMQKPRCGVPDIAEYSLFPTQPKWISRVVTYRVVSYTKDLPRVTVNQLVAKALTMWSQEVPLSFRRVLVGTADIMISFARGAHGDSHPFDGPGNTLAHAFAPGPGLGGDAHFDEDERWTDGSRIEGVMTLERHSFDSPSPPSTREGLDTRVNFLITATHELGHSLGLGHSSDPDAVMYPTYRVRDSKNFKLSPDDIEGIQKLYGKKSKSRKN; this comes from the exons ATGCGCGCGGCCGCCCTGCTGTGCGCCCTGtgcctgctgcccctgcccccggggGCGGCGGGCACGAGGGGGTCGCCGTGGGCCCGGGCGCAG GACTATCTCAAGAGGTTTTATCCGTCTGACTCAGAAACGAGGGAGGCCGACAGCTTCGAAGCCCGACTCAAGCTGATGCAGAGGTTCTTCCGTCTGCCGGTGACCGGAGTCCTGAACTCCCGCGTCATAGAAATAATGCAGAAGCCCAGATGTGGGGTCCCAGACATCGCAGAGTACTCACTCTTCCCAACCCAGCCAAAGTGGATTTCCAGAGTGGTCACCTACAG GGTCGTATCGTACACGAAAGACCTGCCACGTGTCACCGTGAATCAACTAGTGGCAAAGGCCTTGACGATGTGGAGCCAAGAGGTCCCGCTTTCCTTCAGGAGAGTTTTAGTGGGGACGGCGGATATAATGATCAGCTTCGCAAGAGGAG CTCACGGGGACTCCCACCCGTTTGACGGACCAGGAAACACCCTGGCTCACGCCTTTGCCCCTGGGCCGGGCCTAGGAGGAGACGCTCACTTTGATGAGGACGAGCGCTGGACGGACGGTAGCAGGATAG AAGGGGTGATGACATTAGAGCGCCACTCCTTTGATTCTCCTTCTCCGCCCTCCACTCGTGAAGGCCTAGACACAA GAGTTAACTTCCTGATCACTGCGACCCACGAACTTGGCCATTCTTTGGGCCTGGGTCACTCGTCTGATCCCGATGCCGTGATGTATCCAACCTACAGAGTCAGAGACTCCAAGAACTTCAAACTTTCACCAGATGACATCGAAGGAATCCAGAAGTTATACG gaaagaaaagtaaatcaaGAAAGAATTAG